One segment of Thermoanaerobacter kivui DNA contains the following:
- the uvrB gene encoding excinuclease ABC subunit UvrB — protein sequence MDGFKLVSNFKPRGDQPQAIEKLVEGVKAGFRFQTLLGVTGSGKTFTMANIIQKLNKPTLVIAHNKTLAAQLCSEFREFFPENAVEYFVSYYDYYQPEAYIPQTDTYIEKDASINEEIDKLRHSATAALFERRDVIIVASVSCIYGLGDPIDYENLMLSLRPGMIKDRDEIVRKLVDIQYERNDVNFTRGKFRVRGDVIEIFPASSSNKAIRVELFGDEIERIAEIDVVTGEVLGFRNHVAIFPASHYATSRDKLERAIKSIREELEQRYKELKDAGKIVEAERLRQRTNYDLEMLQEMGYCQGIENYSRHISGRTPGSPPYTLLDYFSKDFLIFIDESHVTIPQIRGMYNGDRSRKEALVEYGFRLPSAFDNRPLTFEEFEQRINQVIFVSATPGPYELKHSEQVVEQIIRPTGLVDPEVIVRPVKGQVDDLIGEIRKTVDAGFRVLVTTLTKKMAEDLTDYLKDMGIKVKYLHSDIETIERMEIIRDLRLGKFDVLIGINLLREGLDIPEVALVAILDADKEGFLRSETSLIQTIGRAARNAQGRVIMYADAITNSMKRAIDETNRRRRIQMEYNKKHGITPKTIIKGVRDIIEATHVAEEKYEYKAKKAKTYNPETIKSTIEQLEKEMKEAAIELQFEKAAKLRDMIFELKKQLEEVV from the coding sequence ATGGATGGATTTAAGCTGGTTTCTAATTTTAAGCCGAGAGGTGACCAACCTCAAGCCATAGAAAAATTAGTTGAGGGAGTAAAGGCAGGATTTAGGTTTCAAACTTTATTAGGAGTTACCGGTTCAGGCAAGACTTTTACTATGGCGAATATAATACAAAAATTAAACAAACCTACCCTTGTAATTGCTCACAACAAAACACTGGCAGCTCAGCTTTGCAGCGAATTTAGGGAATTTTTTCCAGAGAATGCTGTAGAGTATTTTGTCAGCTATTATGACTATTATCAACCAGAGGCTTATATACCGCAGACAGATACTTATATTGAGAAAGACGCTTCTATAAATGAAGAGATAGATAAGTTAAGGCATTCTGCTACAGCAGCTCTTTTTGAACGCAGAGATGTCATAATTGTTGCCAGTGTTTCTTGCATATATGGTTTAGGAGACCCTATTGATTATGAAAATCTCATGCTTTCTCTAAGGCCAGGAATGATAAAAGACAGAGATGAAATAGTCAGAAAACTTGTAGATATACAGTATGAAAGAAATGATGTGAATTTTACAAGGGGCAAATTCAGGGTAAGAGGAGATGTAATAGAAATTTTTCCTGCTTCTTCTTCCAATAAAGCTATAAGAGTAGAGCTTTTTGGTGATGAAATCGAAAGAATAGCGGAAATTGATGTGGTGACAGGAGAAGTATTAGGTTTTAGAAATCACGTGGCTATATTTCCTGCTTCCCACTATGCCACTTCCAGAGACAAACTGGAAAGAGCAATAAAAAGCATCCGAGAAGAACTGGAGCAAAGGTATAAAGAACTTAAAGATGCTGGCAAAATTGTAGAGGCTGAAAGATTAAGGCAGAGGACGAACTATGACCTGGAAATGCTTCAAGAAATGGGTTACTGCCAAGGCATAGAAAATTATTCGAGACATATTTCAGGAAGGACTCCAGGAAGTCCCCCTTATACGCTTTTGGATTATTTTTCCAAAGACTTTCTCATCTTTATAGATGAGTCCCATGTGACAATTCCTCAAATTCGAGGTATGTACAATGGAGACAGGTCCAGAAAAGAAGCGTTAGTAGAATATGGCTTTAGGCTTCCTTCTGCTTTTGACAATCGCCCTCTTACCTTTGAAGAATTTGAACAAAGGATAAATCAGGTTATATTTGTTTCTGCAACGCCAGGACCTTACGAGCTTAAACATTCAGAGCAAGTTGTTGAGCAGATAATAAGGCCGACAGGACTTGTAGATCCAGAAGTAATAGTAAGACCGGTTAAAGGCCAAGTTGATGACTTAATAGGAGAAATTAGAAAAACTGTTGATGCAGGTTTCAGAGTACTTGTGACGACTCTTACAAAGAAAATGGCAGAGGATTTAACAGATTATCTAAAGGATATGGGAATAAAAGTAAAATACTTGCATTCAGATATTGAAACTATAGAAAGAATGGAGATAATAAGGGATTTGAGATTGGGTAAATTCGATGTTTTAATAGGCATAAACCTTTTAAGAGAAGGTTTAGATATACCAGAGGTGGCTTTAGTGGCAATATTAGATGCTGACAAAGAAGGATTTTTGCGCTCAGAAACGTCATTAATACAGACTATAGGCCGTGCTGCAAGAAATGCTCAAGGAAGAGTTATAATGTATGCCGACGCTATAACTAATTCTATGAAAAGGGCAATTGATGAAACAAACAGAAGAAGAAGAATACAGATGGAATATAACAAAAAGCATGGAATAACGCCAAAGACAATAATAAAAGGTGTGAGAGACATTATTGAAGCTACCCATGTTGCAGAAGAAAAATATGAATACAAAGCAAAGAAAGCAAAAACGTATAACCCTGAGACTATTAAGTCAACGATAGAGCAACTTGAAAAGGAAATGAAAGAAGCTGCTATCGAATTGCAGTTTGAAAAAGCTGCAAAATTGAGAGATATGATTTTTGAGTTGAAGAAACAATTGGAGGAAGTAGTTTGA